The Candidatus Eisenbacteria bacterium genome includes a region encoding these proteins:
- a CDS encoding IS3 family transposase, which translates to MLRQRYRKDTEEALNHFIFLRIDHIRRVVSEYVRYYNHARPSQAIHGIPDPYPELKQSLPSTGKLVALPVLGGVQHDYRLIA; encoded by the coding sequence GTGCTTAGGCAGCGCTACCGAAAGGACACGGAAGAAGCGCTGAACCACTTTATCTTTCTCCGCATCGATCACATCCGCAGGGTTGTTTCAGAATATGTTCGCTATTACAATCATGCACGTCCATCACAGGCCATCCACGGGATTCCAGACCCGTATCCGGAACTGAAGCAATCTCTACCATCGACCGGCAAACTTGTTGCTCTCCCGGTCCTCGGTGGTGTTCAGCACGATTACCGTCTCATCGCGTAG